The Peribacillus simplex genome contains a region encoding:
- the treC gene encoding alpha,alpha-phosphotrehalase, producing MKDFKKSTIYQIYPKSFMDSNGDGIGDINGVIEKLDYLNELGVDYIWLTPFYRSPQNDNGYDVADYTSIDPVFGTMDDFERLVKEANSRDIQIMLDMVFNHTSTEHEWFQKALAGDKEYKDYYIFKKSKNGEPPTNWISKFGGPAWEYVAEHDEYYLHLFDRTQADLNWENPRVRQEIFNVVNFWMDKGVKGFRLDVINLISKPDSYENDDDGDGRCFYTDGPKIHQFLKEMNEETFGKDVEVMTVGEMSSTTIDHCIKYSSPVEKELSMVFSFHHLKVDYKEGEKWSLADFDFRQLKEILSSWQYGMQEGNGWNALFWCNHDQPRIVSRFGNDQEYHKESAKMLATAIHMLRGTPYIYQGEEIGMTNPKFNDIGQYRDVESINYYNILKEAGKDENEIIEILQAKSRDNSRTPMQWEDTEHAGFTKVTPWISVPDNAKVINAEHALKDRDSIFHHYQKLIFLRKKHDIIAYGDYQEILGDHDQLFAYVRSHKDEKLLVINNFYAKEASFKIPNDMDLFGYNSELLLSNYIDSKELSGDFILRPYESVAYLLKKDK from the coding sequence ATGAAGGATTTTAAAAAAAGCACCATCTATCAAATTTATCCGAAGTCATTTATGGATTCGAACGGTGACGGCATCGGGGACATAAATGGTGTTATTGAAAAACTTGATTATCTGAATGAACTGGGAGTGGATTATATTTGGCTGACCCCTTTTTATCGTTCACCTCAGAATGATAATGGTTATGATGTAGCGGATTATACATCCATTGATCCTGTTTTCGGGACGATGGATGATTTCGAAAGATTGGTGAAGGAAGCCAATTCGCGAGATATCCAAATCATGCTGGATATGGTATTCAACCATACATCAACAGAGCATGAATGGTTCCAAAAAGCATTGGCTGGAGATAAAGAATATAAGGACTATTATATTTTCAAGAAATCGAAAAATGGAGAGCCCCCTACCAATTGGATTTCGAAATTCGGAGGCCCTGCATGGGAATATGTAGCGGAACATGATGAATACTACCTTCACTTGTTCGATCGGACCCAAGCTGATCTTAACTGGGAAAATCCCAGAGTAAGGCAGGAAATCTTCAATGTAGTAAACTTCTGGATGGATAAAGGTGTCAAAGGATTCCGTTTGGATGTGATCAATCTTATTTCGAAACCTGACTCCTATGAAAATGACGATGATGGAGATGGACGCTGCTTTTATACAGATGGTCCCAAAATTCATCAATTCCTTAAAGAGATGAATGAAGAAACATTTGGGAAGGATGTAGAGGTGATGACTGTAGGGGAAATGTCATCGACGACCATTGACCATTGCATCAAATATTCATCTCCAGTTGAAAAGGAGCTGTCCATGGTATTCAGTTTCCATCATCTAAAGGTGGATTATAAAGAGGGGGAAAAGTGGTCACTTGCAGATTTTGACTTCAGGCAGTTAAAGGAGATCCTAAGCAGCTGGCAGTATGGGATGCAAGAAGGAAATGGATGGAATGCCCTGTTCTGGTGCAACCATGACCAGCCGAGGATCGTGTCCAGGTTTGGGAATGATCAAGAGTATCATAAGGAATCTGCCAAGATGCTGGCAACAGCCATTCATATGCTTAGGGGAACCCCTTATATTTATCAAGGGGAGGAAATAGGAATGACCAACCCGAAATTCAATGATATTGGACAATATCGGGATGTGGAATCGATTAATTATTATAATATTTTAAAAGAGGCAGGCAAGGATGAAAACGAAATAATCGAAATTCTTCAGGCTAAATCCCGTGATAATTCTCGAACTCCCATGCAGTGGGAAGATACGGAGCACGCAGGCTTTACAAAAGTGACGCCATGGATTTCAGTGCCTGATAATGCTAAGGTAATCAACGCTGAACACGCACTGAAGGATCGGGATTCCATTTTTCATCATTACCAAAAACTTATATTCTTACGCAAGAAACATGATATCATTGCATATGGGGACTACCAGGAAATTCTTGGCGACCACGACCAATTGTTCGCATATGTTCGTAGTCATAAAGATGAGAAACTTTTGGTCATCAATAACTTTTATGCAAAAGAAGCGTCCTTCAAGATTCCAAATGATATGGACCTATTCGGATACAACTCAGAGCTCTTGCTCTCAAACTATATCGATTCGAAAGAACTTTCAGGTGATTTTATCCTTCGTCCCTATGAATCGGTTGCCTATTTGTTGAAAAAGGACAAGTAG
- a CDS encoding DMT family transporter, producing the protein MLLGLSWAILAGSMVSLQNVFNSKVNEHVNPWSTATLVLGLGFLASFLCGFAFEGMEFFQLHNMKPWYWLSGLVGIGVVICVTQGVKLLGPTFAISIVMAAQLSFALAWDSTGLLGLEKVPFTYNQLASILIIIAGMILFKIGGKRKTVS; encoded by the coding sequence ATGTTACTTGGATTAAGTTGGGCAATCCTCGCGGGTTCAATGGTCAGTTTACAAAACGTTTTCAATAGTAAAGTAAATGAACATGTCAATCCATGGTCAACGGCTACACTTGTATTAGGGTTGGGCTTTCTTGCCTCGTTTTTATGTGGGTTCGCATTTGAGGGAATGGAGTTTTTTCAACTGCATAATATGAAGCCCTGGTATTGGCTCAGCGGGTTGGTTGGCATAGGCGTGGTCATTTGTGTGACACAGGGAGTTAAGCTTCTAGGACCAACCTTCGCCATTTCAATCGTGATGGCGGCACAGCTTTCATTTGCTCTCGCTTGGGATTCTACAGGTTTGTTGGGACTGGAGAAGGTTCCCTTTACCTACAATCAGTTGGCGAGTATCCTGATTATTATTGCTGGGATGATACTATTCAAAATAGGAGGGAAAAGGAAAACGGTCTCTTGA
- a CDS encoding YfcC family protein, whose protein sequence is METEKNSVTVKKKARLKVPHTYTLIFIIIILAGLASYVIPAGEFDRVEDKESGRMLVVDGSYHSIEQDPVSFFDLFTSIPLGLEKGAQIIFYIFLVSGVFGIIRTTGAIEAGVYKGVRSLEGREKLLIPLSMLLFSIGGFSMGMAEETIIFVPIGIAIARAMGFDAVTGTAMITLGAASGFFGGMLNPFTVGVAQSLAEVPLFSGIGFRFVIYIFVLAFAIWYVSRYANKVKRNPENSVIYDIEQKEKRTVGLVDFPELTGRHKLVFIAMILGLAFNIYGVFKWGWFLTELTASFLIMGIVSGIVGGLQLGRIFDSFIDGAKAVTFGALIVGFARAITVVLEEGKIIDSLVFMAASGIGHLPQALNVVGMFFTQAILNLFISSGSGQAAATMPIMVPITDILGLERQLAVLAFQYGDSVTNSIIPTSSALMGYLAIAGIPYERWVKFIWKLILGWALIACIALMAAVALGIS, encoded by the coding sequence ATGGAAACGGAAAAAAATAGTGTGACGGTCAAGAAAAAGGCAAGGTTGAAAGTACCGCATACATACACACTTATCTTTATCATAATCATTTTGGCAGGACTTGCTTCATATGTGATTCCAGCCGGCGAATTCGACAGGGTTGAAGATAAAGAATCAGGAAGAATGCTTGTAGTCGACGGAAGCTATCATTCTATTGAACAAGACCCAGTGAGCTTCTTTGACCTTTTCACCTCCATTCCATTGGGATTGGAAAAAGGAGCCCAAATCATTTTTTATATCTTTCTTGTAAGTGGTGTATTCGGGATAATACGCACTACCGGGGCCATTGAAGCAGGAGTCTACAAAGGGGTCCGATCACTTGAGGGCCGGGAAAAGCTTTTGATTCCATTGAGTATGCTGCTTTTTTCGATTGGCGGTTTTAGCATGGGGATGGCAGAAGAGACCATCATCTTTGTACCGATTGGTATCGCTATAGCTAGGGCGATGGGCTTTGACGCAGTTACTGGAACGGCCATGATTACACTGGGTGCAGCGAGCGGATTTTTTGGGGGCATGCTCAATCCCTTTACGGTAGGGGTGGCGCAATCACTTGCTGAAGTACCTTTATTCTCAGGAATCGGTTTTCGCTTTGTGATTTATATTTTTGTACTAGCATTTGCCATTTGGTATGTTAGCCGTTATGCGAATAAGGTAAAGCGGAATCCTGAAAATAGTGTAATCTATGATATTGAACAAAAAGAAAAACGAACGGTTGGTCTAGTCGACTTTCCTGAACTGACGGGGCGTCACAAGCTAGTCTTCATCGCGATGATTTTGGGTCTGGCTTTTAACATTTATGGTGTGTTTAAATGGGGTTGGTTTTTAACCGAGCTTACCGCTTCATTTTTGATTATGGGTATTGTAAGCGGGATTGTAGGCGGTTTACAGCTTGGGAGAATTTTCGATTCATTTATCGATGGGGCCAAAGCGGTAACATTTGGCGCCTTGATCGTCGGCTTTGCAAGAGCAATAACAGTAGTGTTGGAAGAAGGGAAAATCATAGATTCTTTGGTCTTCATGGCGGCGTCCGGGATCGGCCACCTACCGCAGGCATTGAATGTCGTAGGCATGTTCTTCACCCAAGCAATCCTGAATTTATTCATCTCTTCGGGTAGCGGGCAGGCTGCGGCAACAATGCCGATCATGGTTCCCATTACGGATATATTGGGTTTGGAAAGGCAGCTTGCCGTTCTTGCCTTCCAATATGGAGATTCGGTTACGAATTCCATCATTCCAACGTCATCAGCGTTAATGGGATATCTGGCCATCGCTGGGATTCCCTATGAGAGATGGGTGAAGTTCATTTGGAAATTAATTCTCGGGTGGGCTTTGATTGCTTGCATTGCATTAATGGCTGCAGTGGCCCTCGGTATCTCCTAA
- a CDS encoding CGNR zinc finger domain-containing protein, giving the protein MSETNKFPLISGNLSLDLVNTELVSRGQRQDLLLSESDVLEWLAVIKGKNAYWDNQLSLKIKERNQQVFVDILEMRTILRKQFESIAAGNMVSDEFIAFLENKIEKSPFTYKLMTQKLVPIPVGEAEDILLSYIAFDTLTLIEENKLSSLKRCSNDDCVLLFIDESGRRKWCSMKICGNRKKVARFQHRKSDDQ; this is encoded by the coding sequence ATGTCCGAAACTAATAAATTTCCATTAATATCAGGTAATCTTTCTCTGGATTTAGTGAACACGGAACTAGTCAGTCGTGGTCAGCGGCAAGACTTATTACTCTCAGAATCGGATGTGCTGGAATGGCTTGCTGTAATAAAAGGGAAAAACGCATATTGGGATAATCAGCTATCCTTGAAAATTAAAGAGAGAAATCAACAGGTATTTGTAGACATACTGGAAATGCGTACTATTTTAAGAAAACAATTTGAGTCAATAGCAGCTGGAAATATGGTTTCCGATGAGTTTATCGCTTTTTTAGAAAATAAAATCGAAAAATCACCTTTCACTTATAAATTAATGACTCAAAAACTTGTTCCCATACCAGTTGGAGAAGCCGAAGATATCCTCCTATCTTATATTGCTTTTGACACATTGACATTAATCGAAGAAAATAAGCTGTCATCACTAAAGCGGTGCTCGAATGATGATTGTGTACTGTTATTTATCGATGAAAGCGGAAGACGCAAGTGGTGTTCAATGAAAATATGCGGGAATAGGAAAAAGGTTGCCCGATTTCAACACCGGAAATCTGATGATCAATGA
- a CDS encoding Crp/Fnr family transcriptional regulator has translation MKEIMDLEKINHYLKVHQLENIFNGALMPYLSLYHVESGECVCSQGDRVNYLYVLVKGKVKVYTTSVEGKNLILSFKTPLEVIGDIEYIQGIDIINTVEAVSDVYVIGIHHQWLKKYAEGQTAFLQFLLRVITQKFYVKSKSLSFNLMHPVEVRLASYLLSVSFDETNAQITGRLNTESLKDTANFIGTSYRHLNRVILQLCRDGLIDRSDGFIQVKDWEGVKALSGHNIYE, from the coding sequence ATGAAAGAAATAATGGATTTGGAAAAAATCAATCACTATTTGAAGGTCCATCAGTTGGAAAACATTTTTAATGGAGCCTTGATGCCCTATTTATCTCTCTACCATGTTGAGTCAGGTGAATGTGTTTGCTCCCAAGGCGATCGAGTGAATTATTTGTACGTGCTGGTTAAGGGAAAAGTTAAAGTGTATACGACATCAGTTGAAGGCAAGAATCTGATTCTGTCATTCAAGACCCCTCTTGAAGTAATTGGGGATATTGAATACATACAGGGAATCGATATCATCAATACTGTTGAAGCGGTATCGGATGTCTATGTTATCGGCATCCATCATCAATGGTTAAAAAAGTATGCCGAAGGTCAAACGGCCTTCCTCCAATTTTTACTAAGGGTCATCACCCAGAAGTTTTATGTTAAATCCAAGTCACTTAGTTTCAATTTAATGCATCCAGTTGAAGTAAGGCTTGCAAGTTACCTCCTATCTGTTTCGTTCGATGAAACAAATGCCCAAATCACTGGACGGTTGAATACTGAGAGCCTGAAGGATACCGCAAACTTTATTGGGACAAGTTACAGGCACCTTAATCGGGTCATCCTGCAGCTTTGCAGGGATGGTTTGATTGATCGGTCCGATGGATTCATCCAAGTTAAAGATTGGGAAGGTGTAAAGGCACTGTCAGGCCACAATATTTATGAGTAG
- a CDS encoding DMT family transporter encodes MKGIFFSFFGGAFLTLQGVANFQISRDLSTWQVATITQFTGFIIAGMILMMIRKGDSLELKKVKPMYLSGGAFAAVIIFSNITAYKQIGVTFSVSALLLAQLSLSFVIDSKGWFGVTKQKMQLPQFIGLGLMMAGIILLAV; translated from the coding sequence GTGAAAGGGATTTTCTTTTCGTTTTTTGGAGGAGCCTTTCTAACGTTGCAAGGTGTAGCCAATTTTCAGATTAGCCGGGACCTTAGCACGTGGCAGGTCGCAACGATCACACAGTTCACTGGTTTCATCATCGCCGGGATGATATTAATGATGATACGTAAAGGGGATTCTCTTGAATTAAAAAAAGTAAAACCAATGTATTTGTCAGGTGGCGCATTTGCTGCGGTGATAATTTTCAGTAATATTACGGCATATAAACAAATCGGAGTGACGTTTTCGGTATCAGCTCTATTGCTTGCTCAGCTAAGTCTTAGCTTTGTCATCGATAGCAAAGGGTGGTTTGGGGTAACGAAACAGAAGATGCAATTACCACAGTTCATTGGGCTTGGCTTGATGATGGCAGGAATCATTTTATTAGCGGTATAA
- the treP gene encoding PTS system trehalose-specific EIIBC component, whose amino-acid sequence MGKYTEPATDLLQHVGGKENIATVTHCATRMRFALKDPSKADVTNIESIKLVKGTFTQAGQFQVIIGNEVSSFYNEFVSIAGLQEASKEDVKNAAKQNMSWLQRMIAHLADIFTPLIPAIVVGGLILGFRNIIGDIKMFDDSTKTLVDISQFWAGVHAFLWLIGEAIFHFLPVGITWSISKKMGTTQILGIVLGLTLVSPQLLNAYAVANTKASDIPFWDFGFAQVDMIGYQAQVIPAILAGFVLAYLERFLRDKVHNSISMIVVPFFALLPTVIIAHTILGPLGWKIGSVISTVVYSGLTSSVGWLFAAVFGFAYAPLVITGLHHMTNAIDLQLMSELGGTNLWPMIALSNIAQGTAVLAMIYINRKDQEERQVSIPATISCYLGVTEPAMFGINLKYGFPFLAGMIGSLFAGIVSVGSGVMANSIGVGGIPGILSIQPQHMGMFALAMLVAFVVPFILTIAFSKRPKMNLKTRTKTTKLNA is encoded by the coding sequence ATGGGTAAATACACAGAACCAGCAACGGATTTGCTTCAACATGTCGGAGGGAAAGAAAATATTGCAACGGTTACGCATTGTGCGACAAGAATGCGATTTGCTTTGAAGGACCCCTCCAAGGCGGATGTGACGAATATCGAATCAATTAAGCTTGTGAAAGGAACGTTTACACAAGCGGGCCAGTTCCAGGTCATAATCGGGAACGAAGTATCATCGTTTTATAATGAATTCGTTTCCATAGCTGGACTTCAGGAAGCGTCAAAAGAAGATGTGAAAAATGCTGCTAAACAGAATATGAGCTGGCTGCAGCGTATGATTGCCCATCTTGCGGATATTTTCACCCCGCTGATTCCTGCCATTGTCGTTGGCGGACTCATTCTTGGATTCCGCAATATCATTGGCGATATTAAAATGTTCGATGATAGCACAAAAACCCTTGTGGATATTTCCCAATTTTGGGCAGGGGTCCATGCTTTCCTTTGGTTGATAGGTGAAGCTATTTTTCATTTTCTTCCTGTTGGGATTACATGGTCGATCTCGAAGAAAATGGGCACGACTCAAATTCTCGGCATCGTCCTTGGTTTGACCCTGGTTTCCCCACAACTTCTTAATGCATATGCAGTGGCAAACACAAAGGCAAGCGACATACCTTTTTGGGATTTCGGTTTTGCCCAGGTCGATATGATCGGCTACCAGGCTCAAGTCATCCCAGCTATACTTGCAGGGTTCGTCTTGGCGTATTTAGAACGGTTCTTGAGAGATAAAGTGCACAATTCCATTTCCATGATCGTCGTTCCATTTTTCGCTTTACTTCCAACTGTAATCATTGCCCATACCATTCTGGGGCCTTTAGGCTGGAAAATCGGTTCTGTCATCTCTACAGTTGTATATTCGGGATTGACTTCATCAGTTGGCTGGTTATTTGCTGCCGTTTTCGGCTTTGCCTATGCACCGCTTGTCATCACGGGACTGCATCACATGACAAATGCAATCGATCTTCAGCTTATGAGTGAACTTGGCGGTACGAACCTATGGCCGATGATCGCATTATCCAATATTGCACAAGGAACGGCCGTGCTTGCGATGATTTACATCAACAGAAAGGACCAGGAGGAAAGGCAAGTTTCCATACCCGCTACGATTTCATGTTATCTCGGGGTAACCGAGCCAGCCATGTTCGGGATTAACCTGAAATACGGCTTTCCGTTCTTAGCCGGTATGATCGGTTCACTTTTCGCAGGGATCGTTTCAGTCGGATCTGGAGTAATGGCAAATTCCATCGGTGTTGGAGGGATCCCAGGTATCCTATCCATCCAGCCACAGCACATGGGAATGTTTGCGCTTGCGATGTTGGTAGCTTTCGTTGTGCCATTCATTTTGACTATTGCATTCTCCAAACGTCCTAAAATGAATTTGAAAACAAGAACGAAAACAACGAAATTAAATGCTTAA
- a CDS encoding YjjG family noncanonical pyrimidine nucleotidase → MNRYKALFFDIDDTLLDFRKAESDALRLLLKEQRILYTPQAEAHYKTINQNLWKSFEMGEISRDEVINTRFLIFFKEYGRTVDGVALEKTYRGHLEQGHKEVNGAQELVANLELHHDLYIVSNGVSRTQDKRLRDSGLHAYFKRIFISEYTGYQKPMKEFFDYVFACIPDLKPEQGLIIGDSLSADIRGGQIAGMDTCWFNPEQKQNEAGIEPTYEIKQLSDLYSIINKA, encoded by the coding sequence TTGAACAGATACAAAGCTTTATTTTTTGATATAGATGATACACTTTTAGACTTTCGGAAGGCTGAAAGTGATGCACTGCGCTTACTTCTCAAGGAGCAACGAATTTTGTATACACCGCAAGCGGAGGCGCATTATAAAACAATCAACCAAAACCTGTGGAAGTCATTTGAAATGGGGGAAATATCGCGGGATGAGGTAATCAATACACGATTTTTAATTTTTTTTAAAGAATATGGCCGGACAGTGGACGGGGTTGCACTGGAGAAAACCTATCGTGGTCACTTGGAACAAGGGCACAAAGAAGTTAATGGGGCACAAGAATTGGTAGCGAATTTAGAACTGCACCATGATTTATATATTGTGTCAAATGGGGTCTCCAGGACCCAAGATAAACGCTTGCGGGATTCAGGCTTGCATGCATATTTTAAACGAATTTTCATTTCAGAGTATACTGGATATCAAAAGCCGATGAAAGAGTTTTTTGATTACGTATTTGCCTGTATTCCTGATTTAAAACCGGAACAAGGATTGATAATCGGGGATTCATTAAGTGCGGACATAAGAGGAGGACAAATTGCCGGCATGGATACCTGCTGGTTTAATCCTGAACAGAAGCAGAATGAAGCGGGGATAGAGCCAACCTACGAAATCAAGCAGCTTAGTGATCTATATTCCATAATCAACAAAGCATGA
- a CDS encoding DNA alkylation repair protein, translating to MAEPLKDLYNEMFIREFGEKVKGVHPSFSTELFVEEVIDEHWDERKLKERIRHISITLGKHLPSDYQEALNILYRLDKDCEGFRYLFFPDFVEVHGLNKKDWPLSLDALERFTSKSSSEFAVRAFILLDPVQMIEKMKNWTKHADEHVRRLASEGCRPRLPWGQSLPMFKSDPAPVLELLENLKNDSSLYVRKSVANNLNDIAKDHPKTVIETAKCWYESGEPNTIWIVRRGCRTLVRQGDPEVLSLFGYTDVLNDPNIITKAFIRNEPDSIYIGETNELHFGFQVHAEKTAKLRIEYAIDFVKANQKTSRKIFLLADRDFSDGERVERVRIHSWKDLTTRRHYMGIHRITLLVNGVEVAETHIKLNAEG from the coding sequence ATGGCTGAACCCTTAAAGGATTTATATAATGAAATGTTCATTCGTGAATTCGGCGAAAAAGTAAAGGGTGTCCATCCGTCCTTCTCTACTGAATTGTTTGTAGAGGAAGTGATTGATGAACATTGGGACGAGAGGAAGTTAAAAGAACGAATTAGACATATTTCCATTACTCTTGGAAAGCACCTTCCAAGTGATTATCAAGAGGCTTTGAATATTTTGTATCGACTTGATAAGGATTGTGAAGGTTTTAGATATTTATTTTTCCCGGATTTTGTAGAGGTACATGGATTGAATAAGAAAGATTGGCCGTTATCGCTTGATGCCTTGGAGCGGTTTACTTCAAAGTCATCTTCCGAATTTGCAGTGCGTGCTTTTATCTTACTTGACCCCGTTCAAATGATCGAAAAAATGAAGAACTGGACAAAACATGCGGATGAGCATGTCCGCAGGCTGGCAAGTGAGGGATGCAGGCCCAGGTTACCTTGGGGGCAATCTTTACCGATGTTCAAATCCGATCCGGCACCTGTCTTGGAATTACTTGAGAACCTGAAAAACGATTCATCCCTATATGTTCGCAAAAGTGTGGCCAATAATTTGAATGATATTGCCAAAGATCATCCTAAAACCGTAATAGAAACTGCAAAGTGCTGGTATGAAAGCGGAGAGCCCAACACGATTTGGATTGTCCGACGGGGATGCAGGACCCTAGTTCGTCAAGGAGATCCAGAAGTCCTTTCATTATTTGGATACACGGATGTATTGAATGATCCGAATATCATTACAAAGGCATTTATAAGAAATGAACCTGACTCGATTTATATTGGGGAAACCAATGAACTTCATTTCGGCTTTCAGGTGCATGCGGAGAAAACAGCGAAACTTCGCATTGAGTATGCCATCGATTTCGTAAAAGCCAATCAGAAAACGTCCCGTAAAATTTTCCTTTTGGCGGATAGGGATTTCTCTGATGGTGAAAGAGTTGAAAGAGTGAGGATTCACAGTTGGAAAGACCTGACGACCCGTCGACATTATATGGGAATCCATCGAATAACACTCCTTGTGAACGGAGTGGAGGTTGCAGAAACGCATATCAAACTAAACGCTGAAGGATAA
- a CDS encoding M20 peptidase aminoacylase family protein: MKELLNEIKPQILEIFHHLHENPEVSWKEYQTTSYISKILHQNDIEVTSFEDMPGIVGNWHPDEWRKNLTVGLRADMDALLQEVDGTIRANHSCGHDAHMTIVLGVLLVLKKMKINLPGTLKFIFQPAEEVGEGALKMIEKQVLEDVDFLYGLHLRPIQEMKLGQASSGIIHGSADTVYGEIHGFDGHGARPHLTLNAIEVITSIVDQLKGIRLNPQISYSVKMTQVSAGGENANIIPGSSRFSLDLRAQTNEAMDELIEKVEGVLKKMSVFHQCEISFQHKERVYAASIDQEAERFMEKAIEKTLGAKGVVRPIITPGGEDFHFYTKERPAIKATMLGLGCDLEPGLHHPNMVFNHDAIFTGIEILTRAVIETFSKDDK, from the coding sequence ATGAAGGAATTATTGAATGAAATTAAACCTCAAATACTGGAGATTTTCCACCATCTTCATGAGAATCCTGAAGTGAGCTGGAAAGAATATCAGACTACGTCTTATATTTCAAAGATCCTCCATCAAAATGATATTGAGGTGACCAGTTTCGAGGATATGCCTGGGATTGTGGGGAATTGGCATCCAGATGAATGGCGAAAAAACTTAACGGTCGGATTGCGTGCCGATATGGATGCTCTCCTTCAGGAGGTGGATGGGACAATCCGTGCCAACCACTCCTGTGGGCATGATGCTCATATGACGATTGTTTTGGGCGTCTTGCTGGTATTAAAAAAAATGAAGATCAATCTTCCAGGTACGTTAAAATTTATCTTTCAGCCTGCCGAAGAAGTTGGTGAAGGTGCTTTAAAGATGATTGAAAAACAGGTATTGGAAGATGTTGATTTTCTATATGGTCTTCATTTGCGCCCCATTCAGGAAATGAAACTTGGACAAGCCTCCTCAGGCATCATTCACGGGTCAGCCGATACAGTGTATGGGGAAATTCACGGATTTGACGGACATGGTGCCAGACCCCATTTGACTTTAAATGCCATTGAAGTGATCACATCCATTGTTGACCAGCTTAAAGGGATACGGCTAAACCCGCAAATATCATATTCAGTCAAAATGACACAGGTTTCTGCAGGAGGGGAAAATGCGAATATTATACCTGGGTCCTCCAGGTTCAGTCTTGACTTACGCGCCCAGACGAATGAAGCGATGGATGAATTGATCGAAAAGGTGGAGGGTGTCTTGAAGAAAATGTCCGTCTTCCATCAATGCGAAATTAGCTTTCAGCATAAAGAAAGAGTATATGCCGCATCCATTGATCAAGAAGCGGAACGATTTATGGAGAAGGCAATTGAAAAAACCTTAGGGGCCAAAGGGGTAGTCAGGCCCATCATCACTCCTGGAGGTGAGGATTTTCATTTCTATACAAAAGAAAGACCTGCTATCAAGGCAACGATGTTGGGGCTGGGCTGCGATTTAGAGCCAGGTTTACACCATCCCAATATGGTGTTTAATCATGATGCCATTTTCACGGGTATTGAAATACTAACCAGGGCAGTCATTGAAACTTTTTCTAAAGATGACAAGTAA
- a CDS encoding HPP family protein, which translates to MDRISIARPKEKHFFHLRYFSKMKGKGRSPLQINVKDAITGLIGGFLTIFALILLTKITSAAWLMAPFGASCVLAFGLWNAPLSQPRNIIGGHFISTFIGLASYHFFGDEPWAIGLAVGLAIAVMMLTKTTHPPAGADPLVVMLGQYSWSYLFTPVLTGAVIIVLLALLINNLRSNRSYPTFWI; encoded by the coding sequence TTGGACCGTATATCAATAGCGAGGCCTAAAGAAAAACACTTTTTTCATCTTCGTTATTTTTCGAAGATGAAGGGAAAAGGAAGAAGCCCTTTACAGATAAATGTAAAGGACGCAATAACGGGACTGATTGGAGGATTTTTAACAATATTCGCTTTAATTCTTTTAACAAAAATAACTTCAGCAGCGTGGTTAATGGCTCCTTTTGGTGCCAGCTGTGTACTGGCGTTCGGTCTGTGGAACGCGCCGTTATCACAGCCAAGGAATATAATTGGCGGCCATTTCATTTCAACATTCATAGGTTTAGCTTCCTACCATTTTTTTGGCGATGAGCCTTGGGCGATCGGCCTGGCTGTCGGATTAGCAATTGCGGTGATGATGTTGACAAAAACGACGCACCCGCCAGCTGGGGCAGATCCGCTTGTAGTCATGCTTGGCCAGTATAGCTGGAGTTATTTATTTACGCCTGTTTTAACTGGTGCTGTGATAATCGTTCTACTGGCATTGCTCATTAATAATTTGCGCAGCAATCGGAGTTATCCAACTTTTTGGATTTGA